AAACTCCTTGTTTTGCTGAAAAATAACTTCACCGTGTCCATTTTCTAGGTTATTTCCAGTTCACAGTTTCTTTCGCCTTTTTCGGAATCGTCTTGGTCACGCTTGCATGCGCGGCGCGTAGCTTTGACAAAAACAATTTCTGTACGAACTCAACATGCGACGCAGCCACTTTTGAAGTTGAAGCTCGCCCAAAAGAAGGCACTTTCCCTGCACGCGTTTTGGGTTGGAAGCTGCCATCTTCAAGAAAGGCTACTTCCTTTGTTCTCGGGGGACCGATCACCGCACGGAAGTCACAGCCCCTTTATTACTGCTTCATTGCAGATATCTTTTCTAAAGATGCCTTTTCCACCTCCACGTCTTTTTGAAATGAAACCAAATTTGAGCTGTAGCAATAGTGCGTCGTAGTCGTTAGGTCAGTATAGAATGACTTAAACCGATGAATGCGTGTCACACTAATATCGACTTTATAAACACATCGCCTTGCAGTGTAACTCAGCACAGAAAAGCGGTCTTGCAACTGCGAAGAGTTTTCGAAATAAAGGTGGGCCTGCCgcttgtgtgaaaaaaaaaaagtccagttAAGCCATTTGGGTGAATAGACAAGTTTTGCACCGTAGTCAATTTTCTGATGTGATTAGCATGCTTAGCCTACTTCTCCCCAATTTGCGGTTTGTATCGTGTTCATTTACGCTTTAATCTGGCGGTCATTCAAATAAAAAGAGATGCGAAAGAAAACATCGGTACTGTATCCCTTCGGCCGCAATCACCGGCGGGGCAACGAGGGATTGATTGTCACTCAGCGTTCGCACACACGGGCGTGATACTGccacaatctcggaggccattcaAAAAGAGGGGGACTTAAAGTGGGGCGCCGCTAGGGGGCCCAGCGCGTTCACGGAAAAGCGCAATAGAGAGAAGCCCGGTTGCAGTAGACAGGTCATGCATGGCGCGTTTCGGTGGTCGTCTTCGCCCATCAGTTACGTGTGTGTCCTCATCACTCGTACGTGTTTAACATACGAATCGCGCATTTCTCGCCACTCTTACAGCATGTACGAGTTTCACTATACATAACATTACCCGAATCCTGACCAATCCTCAAAACATTGAACCTCCAACCACGACATTTCATAAACACCACCAGTTGAATGCTAATGGCCGTAACGACGATAAACATCCCCGGTGAATGGCCTGCCCGAATTTATTTAACAAGATTTTTCCCATTGAGTGACGCAGCCGCTCCACAGCGAGATCGAGATCCAGCTCACGCTGAATTTCATTTGAGCCGCAACAACAGGGAACAGTAGAATAAAAACGAGAAAGTGACAGGACAAGCGCGCTTGTCCTGTTACTTTCTCGTTTTAACCTACTTTTCCCTTTTGTTGCGCTTCAAACAAAGTTGAGCGCTCCGCAGCCGCTGCCGACAGATGACGCTAGCGGCCATTACCTGGACATGTATGCGCAGTTGCATTGCCCCACTTGCGTTTAAAACTGCCAACTTGAATCACCTGTGCTACGAGTATCGAAGTTGTTTTAGCTATTTCACATGTTTGCGGAACTGTGCATGTTTGCATCTGTTTATGCATTATTCCTATTGCGACAGCAAATGTACGGACACTCGGGGGCTGGTTCGCACCATCTTAATCCGCGTTATCGACGCTCATGCGCGGCCAGCGCGTGGTGGATTAGGAAGCCTCCGGAGACGGGCACTGAGTTTGGCAGCAAAAACGATGAAGCTCAAGTGGACGCAGCGTCACGTTCCACTCACTTGTCTCTGCCGGATCTGAGGCAACGTTCTGATTTCCACCGCTGCTATGATCGTTGCGGGAACATACAATAACGCTCCCGCTGAACAATACTTTGTGCCTACCACAGCATGGTGCATACAATGCCAGTATAAATGTCAATCCAAATCCATCTAATCCTTTCATTGGGCGCTGACAAATGTGATTGATTTCTCCGTCGGTCTCATCTAACAAAAGGGCGTCTTATCTTGTGCACCATAGAGATGCAATCGCCGCCGTTTCTGATCGTGCCAGCGTTGTCACACGCCTGGTGCGTGTGACAACGCACCAGGCGTGTGAAAAGCTAGCAAGgtgcgtcacgtgacaatctcgAAGTCTAGTCATAAATCATATGAAGAAGGCCCTCGTCAAGTGATAGGGAAGCGGTAGCTTCTAGTAGACGCGACTCAAGCAAGCATTCGTTATACATGAACTCTGAGATCAGGGAGCGCACCCGTCTTGCCGCGGCGCCGCAATATCTCGGAGGCGATGTCCAGCGACTACGCCCGCTCCTTTTAAGCCTAAATAGGCCAACCAACCGAGAACGTGATCTCGCAAAGAGCACCCAGTCGTCGCTGACAATTTGAAGTCACAGCATCACGACACAAATGTAAAGCAAACACAAGTACCTTGATGAAACATGGTTGTAGCGGCGCGTGTGAGAACGAGacacagaaagaatgcacagaggacaatcgccgagTCCTCCATGCATTACCTGACAGGTGCATCAGGTACGGTACGGTACATCAGGTAACAGGCACAACAGGTACTTGTGTAGCTGTTGGGAACAATAGGACGAAACAGTGCAGGACGATGACTTGATCACACACCTAAACGTTACCACGAACCAAGCATTATTTTGAATCATGGGGGCAAAGAAACAAAATAGAAAAGGCCCTGACGTCTCGTTTTACAAGCCGGAAATGCAGCCATCTTGGCGAGCCATCTAGCTTTTGTGTGTCCAATCAGGTCGACATAGCAAATGggcgcgagctttgaacttgcGTTGCGAGGAGCCGCCGGAAGTGTATGCTGCCGAAGTGCGTCACAAGAAAGCCTACGAAACTTATGGAATTGTTTTAGTGAAGCAAACACGCTTCTGCGTTCTTCCGTGGCACGTCGAAGAAGGTGAcaaagacccgcgccgtgataacttgttgctggctgacactcacactcacagattCCGTAACACAACTTTAGAGCTCGCACACCACACTCCAAACACAGCTTGGTTCGCCAACTCAGCGTCCTTCGACAAAGACACGTGCTGAAAAAATCTTATCTCACCTGTCGGATGCCGAGAGCAGCCGCGAGAGCTTCACAAGCGCGGGTGCTACTGCGGCCAGGATGTTTGAAACACCAGTCCCAATGCtcatttgtgaaaaaaaaaaaaaacatcgcgcGACTTTTGCCACACTCTCTCCAACTCATTTGCTTCTTCCATGTCTTGAATGCGTTCGCAACATTGCGGGGCCTATTCCTACCCGTAAGCCACCGTGCACATTGAGGCCCAGGGGCAAGGAgcttggcttgccgaggctagctgGGTGACGTCATGCTCCTTCCTACTTTTTCCCCTCTTTCTCCTATAGACCAGATTATTTTAGCCTCGAACGCAGACTGCGGGCGCGCtcctatggatggatggatggatggatgaggctgaaccctttaaatcgggcggtgacatacgccacctagccatgactattaagataatttgtactttgtggtgggtgaaatttcacccctgccttaattttatccaccaatcagataacctctgtttggttatttctacccgcttaaagtctattttgccttcactgtccctaaaccccaatgctttgaaaaaatcagccccgttgccttgcactatagggttaagccctttacagaaaagtatgaggtgttcagccgtttcctcttcttctccacacgcacagcacaacgtgtctataccttggtacttgactcggtacatcttagtccgcaatactcccgtcctggcttcaaacaacaaagagcttcccctagaattatcgtagatattttctttggcaatttcttgcttgaaagttcggtatgtgctcagtgctgatttcgtctgcatccctgttttccacagacccctctctgtttccttaacctttttcttaaccgctgtttcctggtttgcacccctcctgcagtccaaatatttgattgacagttttctggtcagcttcctccattttgtatcaacattcctcatgtacaaataactgaaaactctccttgcccaccgcttttctgccatctctctcaatcgctcctcaaattctatcttgctgctggcttccctgccctcgaatgacgtccatcccatgtcaccctgtaccccctgatttggtgtatttccgtgtgctcccagagccagtctacctacccctcgctgcttaacttccaaccttgctcgaacctctgatctcatgcacaggaccgcattgccgaaagtcaaactagggaccatcacccctttccaaatccctctcaccacttcgtacctattgtaattccacagtgccctatttttcatcacagctgcatttctgctacctttagccgtcacatatttttcatgttccgttaggtactcagccccattgtttatccacactccaagatatttgtacttatccaccacctccagcgtaacctcctgtatcctatgctcgctgccctgattatcattaaaagtcatgactgccgatttttctttactaaacttcaaacctaagctatctccctctttaccacagatgtccattaatctctgcaagtcttccttgctgtcagccataagtacaatgtcatctgcatacatcagtcctggtaatgactgtttaatccattctccctgcttggaataggaaaggttgaagccaagtccgctcctctctaattttttctctaatccttgtaaatacagcatgaacaacagaggtgacagagggcacccctgcctaagcccctgctgtatctctataggcccagataccttgttttcccattttataagcaccctgttacttttatagatatcttttaaaagatttcttactccatcttccacctctagagtgcccagtatgtcccacaaatccttttggattacactgtcataggctcccttgatatccagaaaggcaagccataggggcctgtgttccttttctgctatttcaatacactgtgtcaatgagaacagattatcttctaaccttctttgttttcggaacccattttgtagttcccccagcacctcctcgctctccacccacgcctgcagtctgtcctttatgatctgcatcaccaccctgtaaaccactgacgtcactgttatgggacggtagttgtttatgtcggctttgtccccctttcccttatatatcatgctcatcctgctcagtctccacccgtcaggggctttaccgtccattatcattttgctcactgcctctcttaatgctttcttagattttgggcccaatgtctttatcaacataattgggatgccatcaggacctgtcgacgtgctactaggaaccctcttctctgccctttcccactcgctttgtgccagtggagccactgcactgactagtccatcctcacctgattgagcacatgctatgtttcgttctttaaatttttctgtcatcattgttcttatatgctccattgcctcatctccctctagtcgaacaccttgagctgtaactataaacctctgctctaggctagtcttattactcaaggagttgagatgtttccaaaatttcttcgctgcttttctatcctttttgtttacttctgacaaccattggctcccctttcttctgatcttctcattgatcaaattggatgcttcccttctacagcttaagaagttgttccattttctgcctacatcagcttctggttcacccctctgctttgaatatctgtgttccctggatgcttcctggcgtttctctatggccttcttaacctcctcatcccaccagctcttgggtttacgtcttctgttcccttttgtcctgactcgtaccttagtaagctctagctcaaatagtcctgttaaatttgcatatgtccattctgtttttgtatcctctgaaattacttcctcaatttgctgggttgctatttcaagctgcttttccgagtaaaatatcccacctggttgttcatcttgcctcctacctactttcatttcccttctaaaactcaccttaacacgtttgtgatcactacctagacttctggagccatattcatctatgctcattacatttagcctatcgtgcatcctatgtgacattagtgcataatctatcgtcgactgcaggctccctacctcccatgttatgtgcccttcacacttctcagtactgttgcatacaactaagtcatgcatttcacacatatccagcacaTATACTCTCGACACCAAGCGCCACCActcggcgtggactgcgggaatcGACGGACTAGCGTGTGTTTTTCTCTGTGCGTGGCGCTTGTTTGTGTCGTTGCTTGTTTGTGTTGTAGCTACTCACGGTTTGAGTGAGTAGCAACGATGTACAAAAGCTACTCGTCAGGGCGGCATTGTGCAGTCGTCGGCTGCACGAACAATCAACGCAAGCGCAAGCTTCTGATGAATGAAATCTGCGCCGACCATCAGTGCAACCGAGGTACGTGTGGGTGCGGTGTGTACTCATTGCACAGATTTCCGGCTGCACCTGAAAAGTGTCGGGAATGGGAAATTGCCCTCAACCGCAAGGACTTCAAGCCAAGCAAGCTTGCACGTGTAAGTGTTGTCCTACTTGTAACTATGGGCACAAAGCTAATATCCACCGCGCCACTTATGCCGTTCCGTTGCGCGTTTCATCGTTTATTACAGGTCTGTTCCGTTCACTTTGTTGACGGCAAACCTACTGCCCTAAATCCGTGCCCAATGCTTGGCCTCGGCTACGCAAAAAAGGTGAGCGCGTCTTGCAAACTTGCTTTCTTGAGGTGGAAGTGGTTGTTCAGAAATCGTAAGGAATCCGAATTGCATTTGTGTGAGATACCTGTTTGGGCTCGCGCTTACCCGTGAATGTTCTTGGTGTGCATAAAAACGCCTCGTACGAAGTGCTGGAAGACGTAGCCGCACATAGCGAGGAATTGTTAAACGTTGGCGCAAAGCTGTCTTGCCATTTTGCCATTCCCATTGGTGTACCATTACATGCATGATCATTAGGGAGTCAGAACGCGGCGGTAAACGGCGTCAGACGCGAATATTGGGTACGCCGTGAACTCGCTGTTAACGCCGGTGGTCAGCAAGAGGTGGGCGCGTCAAGCATTCATATTTACGCATTCGAGCTCCATGCATATCACTTTGCCCCAAAAGCAAGTTTAAGTGAGTGTGACACCGCTTGCGCTACGACGTACGCGCGCATACACACTTTGCACAGATTGTTCTAGTGCGCTATATTTGTAAAATAGTTACAGACGTGCTGTTGTTCAAAATGTGTGGTTAAAATTAACACGCCGCAACTTTCTTGAAGAAATAATGCAGAGATGGGATACTCAGTAAATGTCAAAGGCGCGGGCTCGTTCCTATGTTTTCGATCTACGCAGTTCACGTGAACTGTCCGCATGCGTGTACGCAGGTGACACGTGGAAGGAGGCCAATCCTGAGAACCCTCCAGCCAACTTCAGTGGCTGCGTCAGTGCAGCTTATGGACAGTCAGGTAATATGTTCCCGATTTGTCTTCATCCAAATAGTCGAACTGTCCCTGTGAAAGATCATTCAACTACGCTAAATGTGGTGTAAATAGCAATTTTCATGGCATGATAGAAAATGCGTTGTTTAGTACAGGCTTGAGAGCATTAACACATTATATCTCTTCTGACATTGCATTTTGTACTTTGTCTTTGTTACACGCAGGCCACGCACCGTGATGTCCCAGCAGTGATAGTCGCACCAGCTCCATCTCCGCTGAGTTCAACGGGGTACACAGGAGAACAGATGCAGCAAAATTCAGCACACCCAGACGAATGCGAGATCAGTGTCCTTGACCTCAGCTGCCGTGGCAATGCTTCGATTCAGGAAGAACGAGACTATGAAAAGTGTCACAAGAGTTGCCAAGCAGAAACACAGGTTTGCAGTGTGGGAGTTCAGTGGGAAGACCCGTATTCCATCACACAGGTTGAACATTCATATGCAGCTACAGAAACTAATTTTCAATGCTCAGGAACACAAACCATACCAAGACCAGTTTTTGAGGGCCTTTCTGAGGCAACTTGTAACTTTTATACAGGGCTTGGACTAGATGGCTTTTGGAAATTAGTGACAACAGTGGCTCAATGTGGTCAGGTTTGCGGAAGCATGACCATTGGTGACCAGCTCCCGTTAACACTCATGCGACTTCGCTTAGGACTTTTGTATTTTGACTTGGCCCTGAGATTTGGTACATCTGTGGCACGAACAGGGCAAATATTTCGCAAAATGATCGGCATTTTGGATGGCATTATGAGAAATGTTGTTGCATGGCTGCCAATTGAAACAATTTTGGCAACAATGCCAAGACAGTTTGCAGAAAGTCAGTATGCTGACACTACCTGTATCATTGACTGCACTGAGGTGCACATGCAGCGGCCTAAGAAACTTTATCCTAGAGGGCAGACATACAGCGCCTACAAGGGCTGCAACACTGCTAAGTTCCTCGTCGCGGTTGCGCCAAGTGGATTCATAATGTTTGTATCAAACGCATATGGTGGACGGGCTTCAGATAAGTTCATTATTGAAGAGTCTGGATTCGTAGACAACTTGTCTGAAGGCCATGTAATCATGGCTGACAGGGGCTTTAGTCTAAGCAATTCTATGAAGGAAAAGGGGGTGAAGCTCAACATGCCAGCCTTCTCAAGAGGCAAGCTTCAGTTTACCGAAGGAGAAGCAACAGCATCAAGAAGGATCTCGCACTTGAGAATCCACGTTGAACGTGCAATCAATCGAATTAAAGTGTACCGAATTCTCAAGTATTCATTGCCTATACATCACAAGAAGTTGATGAACAGCATTATTCTTGTGTGTGCGGGCTTGTGCAACCTGAAAGGGCCACTTATAGCAGACCTAAAAGTTGAAAAAGACGAGGAAGCGGAAAGTGAGAATGAACTAGACCACACCTAGAGCAATATTACAGTGTGACGTGCAAAAGGGCAAGCATGTAGACACTTCCGGTGCCGTGAAACGAGACTGGATGGACTGGTCCAATATTCTACCCATTTTGTTGCATTGCACTGTCATATGTTaaacattgcacacatttggTGATTGAGATGCATAACAAAACCTCTGGAACTTTCTTTCTGCAGCCTCAAGCGTACTCCCATGAATGCTTGAGGTAACATTTGTATGCTTTCAGACATAGTAGTTATGCATCCCTTGCTGCAGTGATATTTGCTTACATCAACAAATTTGTTTAAACCAGGATGTGATTACAGTGTATGCTTTATTGAAAAAACATTGCcaaaataaaattatttcaaTTTTTCACAGCGCATATTTTCAGTTTATTTCGCGAGTACAGCATCCTTGTATTCAGATATGTCTAAGCTGTTGCTGTGAACAGCATTAACAAGCCTTGGCAAATACTGCCTGAAGTAGAATTCTGACAGCCTTGAAATGTGAAGGCAAACAAAGTCTGCATCAAAGGGCACTTCAACTAAGACAGAATTCATGGCTGACCAGACATAAAAATAGCAGTGTGTACGCTCTGTGCAAAACATAATGAACTGCACCTGGTAGTAGTAgccattttttccttttttatccAGGTAGTAAGCTCCGTTCGAGTCTTTTTTGAGATCATATTTGTTGGAGTCTACAAGCTGCAGGCAATCATCTACGATTGGGCACTTAATTTCTAATATGCTCTGTGTCCCAACTAAGCCATCTGGGCTTGCCGAAAGAAATGGGTGTGTGGCGCTAACAACTGTGCCACAACGTTCAACATGGACACCGTTTTGATTTTCAAACATCCGTCTGGCAACAGGCTCAAACCTTTGCCCATGACTTGTTGCCTTGTTGCCCCTAAACTGACTGAAAAGGCATGACTTGACGAAATTATCTGGCGGAGTGTCTTTTTTCCTTGGAACTTTCGACACATTGGAAGCGGTGAGACGCAACTTACGGCTAGCTTCCCAAAGCTTTCCAGTCTGCTGGCGTGTGAGCTCCATGAGTCTTAACCTAACGGGTTCTTTAAAGTTTACCCATTTGCTGTAGAAGTCTGAGCATGTCTCGCACACCAACAGGTCGTCTTCGTCCTCATGTGAACCATGAGTGAGCTTGGGCACGGTTTCCGTAAGATTATTTTTAGCATGCACACTAGTGGAGATTTTTGCAGTTACAGCCTGGTGGAGGAGACTCCCTTTTATGTCAAGAAGGGGTGCTATTGTGGACTGCTGCATCTCTCCCACATATTGCTCGTGAGTCTCATATCGCTTTGTAGTAAGCTTCTTCCCTTCATGCTGCAGGTCGTTGAATTCCTTTCGTAGCCTAAAGTCCATGGCATCTATCTGTGCTGGTGTAACATTCCTCTTCGTGCCCTGGTTCCACTTTGCACTCCTGTCAGTGCAGCTCTCCCCGGTCAGACCTTTTCGGCTGGCGAATTCGATCTTCCATAGTACTGCCCCTTGTCGTACGAGaaaagagggggaaaaaacaAGTTGTCAATTAAAAGCAACCTGTGGCGACGATGAATACACTGCTCCATGTGCAAATAAGTCTGTATTGGTGGGGCCCAGGACAGAGAACACACACTATGCTGACTGGTGGCGTGGTGGTATAGAACTAGTTATTGAATGTCAACGTTGATACTCATAACTTTAAATCATGTGATACTCAATAAACAATTATGACATCTACATACATGAGAAGACAAAACAATCCTTGAAACAGAACTCAAGACCTACGATACTTTCGCACTCATTTCTGCACAATCTTCTTTTCGTTTCTCAATGTATTAGACAAAGATATATGATATATCCAGCATAACACATCAGGTTTAGCAATGACGTTGCATGCCGCATATGCAGATTATAAAcgatataaataaataactataaaataaatataagtataataattaaaataaatcTGCAGCTAGCATAGGTCATATTACTCTCAACGGTGGCTACGATGCAAGAAAAACTAATTGTTAACAATAAGCTGCAGCTGTGTGGCAAGCGTTTAAGTAATTTTAAGGAACAGCGGTCAGTGCAAGTAAAACTAATGACTGCACTTACCTACGTGGCTGCACACGGTCGTCAATCCGACCTTGCAGGAGCACGACCCGGTCCAGATACGGCAATCATTTCCTATGCAAACCCATGTTTCATATGGCCGGTCAGAGTCAGCTTGCGAAGGAGAGACTTTCCCTTTTATGAAGCATGTCCCTTTGTCAGCCTGGCAAACGAGGAGCTGACCCACTTTACCGCTTATTACGTAGTTATATGAGTCTAAGCTCTTGATGGCTTGGACGTCCTCCAGGTCGCAGGCTTTTGTTTTCAGCAGATAATACGTAATGTGGTTTTCCTGCAGGGAGGGCCAGAGTTTCATATCGTCTTTCCATTCGTTGGCCGCGAGGGAAAGAGGATGCGGCAGAACACGGTCGCCTACGGTGAggaagcaaaaaataaataaataaataaaacgttaATTGCAATATCGTCATACATGAAAGCACACAGAACAAAGCTCTGGCGGCAAACTTCATTGGGTGAGTTTGTGCCTCTAAATCAATTAACAGGATGACATTGATAGCAGACAGAGCAATGCATGGTCATTGGGTGAAGAATGGCTTCCCTATCGGCCGCACTCATCTTAGCAGCGAACTTTTGCGATAAGGCTCTTAAAGTACCGTAACGCATCTCCAACATCCTACACGCTAAATAAATATCTAGTATTTGAAGAGTTATTATGCCACACAACAAAAGTCGTAATTTATCTCGCGTGCTTTCCTTGCGTTATATCGCCCCGTGCCTGGTACTTCCAAGTCACGAGTGGCATGGGCTCTATCGGCGCGTTTAGCATTTTGGATAGGAATGTGGCGAGCGCCGAGCTTTAAAAATTCCGCTCGGCGTTACACTCCTTTACACATCGGATTATACATTACCAAATGAGAGGCTTTCgctacatgtaaaaccccatatggcgcatacccgcatatcccggACTTCGATATggaggtatgcgccacacgtgatcggGTATATGCATTTCCATGAAGCCAGGTGACATTTTTGCCATCCGCAGCGACGGCGGGTTTTCGAAAAAGCCATTGTCAACACTTTAAAGGACACCTCCGCATAAGACACATAAAAGTTTCGTCTTAAAACtgctggggatttacgtgccagaacaacgatgtgattatgatgcacgccgtagtggacggttccgaaaatttcgaccacctgtggttccttaacgtgcactgacatcgcacagtacacgggcttctatcatttcgcctccatttaaatgcgactgccgcggccgggatagaATCCGCGTATTTcgcgtcagcagccgaacaccgtaaCCACGGCTCCAACGCGGCGGCGCCGAGCAatgagttttcaagaaatgaaacgctaGGAAACCAGATCATGATTATTGTTA
This genomic stretch from Dermacentor silvarum isolate Dsil-2018 chromosome 2, BIME_Dsil_1.4, whole genome shotgun sequence harbors:
- the LOC125943109 gene encoding uncharacterized protein LOC125943109 isoform X2; the protein is MYKSYSSGRHCAVVGCTNNQRKRKLLMNEICADHQCNRGTCGCGVYSLHRFPAAPEKCREWEIALNRKDFKPSKLARVSVVLLVTMGTKLISTAPLMPFRCAFHRLLQVCSVHFVDGKPTALNPCPMLGLGYAKKVTRGRRPILRTLQPTSVAASVQLMDSQVICSRFVFIQIVELSL
- the LOC125943109 gene encoding uncharacterized protein LOC125943109 isoform X4 codes for the protein MYKSYSSGRHCAVVGCTNNQRKRKLLMNEICADHQCNRGTCGCGVYSLHRFPAAPEKCREWEIALNRKDFKPSKLARVCSVHFVDGKPTALNPCPMLGLGYAKKVTRGRRPILRTLQPTSVAASVQLMDSQVICSRFVFIQIVELSL
- the LOC125943109 gene encoding uncharacterized protein LOC125943109 isoform X5; protein product: MYKSYSSGRHCAVVGCTNNQRKRKLLMNEICADHQCNRGTCGCGVYSLHRFPAAPEKCREWEIALNRKDFKPSKLARVCSVHFVDGKPTALNPCPMLGLGYAKKVTRGRRPILRTLQPTSVAASVQLMDSQVICSRFVFIQIVELSL